From Chloroflexota bacterium, a single genomic window includes:
- a CDS encoding type II toxin-antitoxin system HicA family toxin has protein sequence MKRLPRITGQRLIAALLKAGFQVVRVKGSHHFLRHPDGRSTVVPVHRGEVIGPGLMSQILRDCEMTPEQLTELL, from the coding sequence ATGAAGAGACTCCCGCGAATCACAGGGCAGAGGCTCATCGCCGCGCTGCTCAAGGCAGGCTTCCAAGTAGTCCGTGTGAAAGGAAGCCATCATTTCTTGCGGCACCCCGACGGGCGCAGCACGGTTGTACCTGTCCATCGCGGTGAGGTGATCGGGCCAGGGCTGATGTCCCAGATTCTGCGGGACTGCGAGATGACCCCAGAGCAGTTGACTGAACTTCTGTAG
- a CDS encoding type II toxin-antitoxin system HicB family antitoxin: MARAFNVIIERDSEGYYVASVPELRGCHTQAKSLDTLMKRIREAIELCLEVEGQEMEPREFVGVQRLLVEI, translated from the coding sequence ATGGCAAGAGCGTTCAACGTGATTATAGAGCGAGACTCCGAAGGCTACTATGTGGCCTCGGTTCCGGAACTGCGGGGGTGCCACACCCAGGCGAAGTCTCTGGACACCCTGATGAAGCGGATCCGAGAAGCCATTGAACTGTGCCTGGAGGTAGAGGGGCAGGAAATGGAGCCTCGTGAATTCGTGGGAGTGCAGAGGCTGCTGGTAGAGATATGA